The following proteins are co-located in the Cryptosporidium parvum Iowa II chromosome 6, whole genome shotgun sequence genome:
- a CDS encoding multi-pass transmembrane protein, which yields MKTTIGRVIFLAICSRLLCIFISFLTNDLFSTIRNTGILHLYLDNNQNSQNTVTWKLFKSFINWDGEYYLRISYYNDYEYEHQHAFLPLYPILVNQISKIVSGINKTSILVNMIVGTIISNLAFVLASVGLYLFQCELFYKMKIKNVVFPGISTLFFLFPSSNIFNSSMYTESLYSCFNFWGAFLILKAESNSHKFGFFSIKNFIYLILSVLCMSVTCGIRSNGILNSIPLFFYFVSTSPSIKNILKFILHWSIAFIMFISTIFPFLAYLIYSYFRYCVYISESRPWCKSLIPNIYSFVQDEYWSNGIFNYWRIEKFDKFILIIPFILVTIYSIKIFFIKRSKKDKNNVFSIIYQILDHFQHCYSVFGYFFQIYFLLISILLYGYVEVIIRLFNCIPLYFTLMGYFFQNQNPKLSNLLLIYQIFTFIFGSIWFPNFLPWT from the coding sequence ATGAAAACAACCATAGGAAGAGTTATATTTCTGGCAATCTGTTCTCGTCTATTGTGTATTTTCATTTCATTCTTGACAAATGATTTGTTTTCTACCATAAGAAATACAGGAATCCTTCATTTATACTTAGACAATAACCAAAATTCACAAAATACTGTCACTTGGAAGCTATTTAAATCCTTTATTAATTGGGATggagaatattatttaagaatatCATACTATAATGATTATGAATATGAACATCAACATGCTTTTTTACCTCTATATCCTATATTAGTTAAtcaaatttcaaagattGTTTCTGgtattaataaaacaaGTATTTTAGTTAATATGATTGTTGGAACaattattagtaatttGGCATTTGTATTAGCTTCTGTTGGTCTATATCTATTTCAATgtgaattattttataagatgaaaataaaaaatgttGTTTTTCCAGGTATATCTactcttttctttcttttcccAAGCTCAAacattttcaattcttcTATGTATACTGAAAGTTTATATTCttgttttaatttttggGGAGCATTTCTAATTCTTAAAGCCGAGTCCAATTCTCATAAGTTTGGtttcttttcaattaagaattttatatatttaattttatcagTACTTTGTATGTCAGTAACATGTGGAATAAGATCTAATGGAATCTTAAATTCTATTCCActctttttctattttgTATCAACTAGTCCAAGcattaaaaatatcttaAAATTCATATTACATTGGTCTATTGCCTTTATTATGTTCATTTCTActatttttccttttttgGCTTATCTAATATATTCTTATTTTAGATATTGTGTATATATTTCAGAATCTCGTCCTTGGTGTAAATCTTTAATcccaaatatttattcttttgtTCAAGATGAATACTGGAGTAATGGTATATTTAACTATTGgagaattgaaaaatttgataaatttattcttattattcCTTTTATACTTGTAACAATTTACTCtataaaaattttctttattaaaagatcaaaaaaagataaaaataatgtattttctattatttatcaaatactTGATCATTTTCAACATTGTTATTCAGtttttggatatttttttcaaatttactTTCTTCTTATTTCCATTCTACTTTATGGTTATGTTGAAGTAATTATCAGATTATTTAACTGTATTCCATTATACTTTACTCTTATGggttatttttttcaaaatcaaaatccAAAACTTTCCAatcttcttttaatttaccAAATATTTACCTTTATTTTTGGTAGTATTTGGTTTCCAAACTTTCTTCCCTGGACttaa